Proteins found in one Verrucomicrobiia bacterium genomic segment:
- a CDS encoding DUF488 family protein: MPLLTKSIYDPVEKSDGVRILVMTLWPRGFKKGGFDRWEKSLGTPIELIRKYKAGKIEWPALKKEYKKGMIRQKELLTEIGMLAKTKTVTLLCACRDEATCHRSILKDLIKDL; the protein is encoded by the coding sequence ATGCCGCTTTTGACCAAATCGATTTACGACCCGGTTGAAAAATCGGACGGTGTTCGGATTCTGGTGATGACGCTCTGGCCCCGCGGTTTTAAAAAGGGAGGTTTTGACCGCTGGGAGAAATCTTTGGGCACTCCGATTGAGTTAATTCGGAAGTACAAAGCCGGCAAAATCGAATGGCCGGCCCTCAAAAAAGAGTATAAAAAAGGGATGATCCGACAAAAAGAGCTTTTGACAGAAATCGGAATGTTGGCCAAAACAAAAACAGTCACCCTCCTCTGCGCCTGCCGGGATGAAGCCACTTGCCATCGCTCGATTTTGAAGGACTTGATAAAGGATTTGTAG
- a CDS encoding protein kinase: MTRVLIDGKYELIRKLKEGGFGIVYYGWDLTLDKPVAIKEIAPSLVGDQQYMDMFTDEAMNTAKLAHSNIIQVLDLRKTDEGRVFLIMEYIEGIDLRSALERCERDQVFFPRDLGVHIIAEVCKALDYAHQAKDRRTGHPLNIIHRDISPSNVMMSVSGDVKLIDFGIAKARQRVAKETRTGILKGKVNYMSPEQLEGKKIDARSDLFSLGIALYEVLTTRQLFSGESDYSVMKNIVSARVDTEPLLEKNVPVPLQRVVMKALKKDPLERYQSAGEMYVDLYNYQRTSPLESPQAELGRFVNSLLMLRPEERPPKEDTTDTLKRIADKSKEIIATKEVQFHGVKDVEEVSVKDVVQAAASVDPAASAIEVKTQAKKPPAEAPTMLKAAPVPRPMKKPPEVAGKKKSPILPIGIAAGVLLAAAALWFILFAKATVTLTTIPPEAAVLINGEKQEGVTPLELKDLPEGEHDLVFRKPGLPDLMAHLSYPKKEKKSLSYAFEAPVQLASVPSGAAVMVNGSELGKTPMTVRWKLSEPFDLKLKEPNGGELSGFKLDPLRETAEMTDARLWRFTPGRTPSLNFSITGYFRKEIEFRSNPSGASVFLGKDTAPVGNTAQNPKILLDYGRQRIRFALSGHQSKEVTLDVGAATEAIYAAELMPTGTTPLAEKPPDAKPAGKGGTRSIAPPGEKPETKALDSRTRIVVKDERANSLSGVPVTIRSRRTREIVAQGKTDGNGTFAADLSGGMYRVTVSPPGFEPFSEEFAVVAGQGKMLPCTLRRNTSSSR, from the coding sequence ATGACAAGAGTTTTAATAGACGGAAAATACGAACTTATCCGCAAGCTTAAAGAAGGCGGCTTCGGCATCGTTTATTATGGCTGGGATTTGACTTTGGACAAACCGGTCGCCATCAAGGAAATCGCCCCATCTTTGGTCGGCGACCAGCAGTATATGGACATGTTCACCGACGAAGCGATGAACACCGCCAAACTGGCCCACTCCAACATTATCCAAGTCTTGGACTTGCGCAAAACGGACGAGGGGCGGGTCTTTTTGATCATGGAATACATCGAGGGAATCGATTTGCGTTCGGCTCTCGAACGCTGCGAACGGGACCAGGTCTTTTTCCCGCGGGATTTGGGGGTGCATATCATTGCCGAGGTGTGCAAGGCATTGGATTACGCCCACCAGGCCAAGGACCGCCGCACGGGGCATCCCTTGAACATCATCCACCGGGACATTTCCCCCTCCAACGTCATGATGTCGGTCTCCGGCGACGTTAAGCTCATCGACTTCGGCATCGCCAAGGCCCGCCAGCGGGTGGCCAAGGAGACCCGCACCGGAATCTTGAAAGGGAAAGTCAACTACATGTCCCCGGAGCAACTCGAAGGAAAGAAAATCGACGCCCGTTCGGACCTCTTCAGCCTGGGGATTGCACTCTATGAGGTTTTGACCACCCGCCAGCTCTTTTCAGGAGAATCCGACTATTCCGTGATGAAAAATATTGTCTCCGCCCGCGTGGATACCGAACCGCTGCTGGAAAAGAACGTCCCGGTCCCCTTGCAACGGGTGGTCATGAAGGCATTGAAAAAGGACCCCCTGGAGCGTTACCAGTCGGCCGGAGAGATGTACGTCGACTTGTACAACTACCAGCGCACCTCCCCGTTGGAATCGCCGCAGGCGGAGCTTGGCCGCTTCGTCAATTCCCTTTTGATGCTGCGCCCGGAGGAGCGGCCCCCCAAGGAAGACACCACGGATACGCTCAAGCGGATTGCCGACAAATCCAAGGAGATTATCGCCACTAAAGAAGTTCAATTCCACGGCGTGAAAGATGTAGAGGAGGTGTCGGTCAAGGACGTGGTGCAGGCGGCCGCAAGCGTTGATCCGGCTGCCTCGGCCATTGAAGTCAAGACCCAAGCCAAAAAACCTCCGGCGGAGGCGCCAACGATGCTCAAAGCCGCACCGGTTCCCCGTCCCATGAAGAAACCCCCGGAGGTGGCCGGGAAAAAGAAAAGCCCGATTCTTCCCATCGGCATCGCCGCCGGCGTCCTTCTGGCCGCGGCGGCGCTTTGGTTTATCCTGTTTGCCAAAGCGACCGTCACTTTGACCACAATCCCCCCCGAAGCGGCGGTACTTATCAACGGCGAAAAGCAGGAGGGGGTGACGCCCCTGGAGTTGAAAGATCTGCCGGAAGGGGAACACGACTTGGTTTTCCGCAAACCAGGCTTGCCGGATTTGATGGCCCATCTTTCCTATCCCAAGAAAGAGAAAAAGAGTCTTTCCTACGCGTTTGAAGCCCCCGTTCAGTTGGCTTCCGTGCCGTCGGGGGCGGCGGTGATGGTTAATGGCTCCGAATTGGGCAAAACCCCCATGACTGTTCGCTGGAAACTCTCCGAACCGTTCGATTTGAAACTGAAAGAACCAAACGGCGGGGAACTCTCCGGCTTCAAGCTGGACCCCCTGCGGGAGACGGCGGAGATGACGGATGCTCGGCTGTGGCGTTTTACTCCCGGGCGAACCCCCTCCTTAAATTTCAGCATCACGGGCTACTTCCGGAAAGAAATTGAATTTCGCAGCAACCCCTCCGGCGCCTCTGTCTTTTTGGGGAAAGATACTGCGCCGGTCGGCAACACGGCCCAGAACCCGAAAATTTTGCTGGACTACGGCAGGCAAAGGATACGATTTGCCCTTTCCGGGCATCAGTCGAAAGAAGTTACGTTGGACGTGGGGGCGGCCACGGAGGCGATTTATGCAGCGGAATTGATGCCGACCGGCACGACTCCCTTGGCGGAGAAGCCGCCGGATGCCAAGCCGGCCGGCAAGGGAGGTACGCGTTCAATTGCGCCGCCGGGCGAAAAGCCGGAGACCAAAGCGCTCGACTCCCGCACCCGCATTGTTGTCAAGGATGAGCGGGCCAACAGCCTCTCCGGCGTGCCCGTGACCATCCGCAGCCGTCGGACAAGGGAGATCGTGGCGCAGGGGAAAACGGACGGGAATGGAACTTTCGCTGCGGATCTATCCGGGGGGATGTATCGAGTCACGGTTTCACCCCCCGGCTTTGAGCCGTTTTCCGAGGAATTTGCCGTGGTTGCCGGACAGGGAAAAATGCTGCCCTGCACCCTGCGCCGAAACACCAGTTCCAGCCGGTAG